The region TAGAATTCTAAAAGCCCCTAGTAGGATAATTTTGGAACTTAGTTGACAAGCAAAATGAGAGATAAACCAGTTCAATTCAAATGGAACCCTCAATGAAAAAACTAATGGTTAACCAGAGACAGGCTTAATTGCCATCATGCTAGATGCATATGATGATAACGTAAATTAATGCAACAGTTAACTTACTCGCTAATGGCAGCACAAAAAATTACAGCTGTAACACCTTCAAATAGATGGATCCATTTCCTCCTCTCATTTCTCTGACCTCCAACATCAAAGAGTCTATATACTTCAccacttttcttattttctccAACAGGGCTGCCAAAATCATTGCCAATATTgagttgttgattgtattgttaaacaaaataataaataaaaaaaaattgagttctGAACATTCATGCTTTTAAACATAGATGTAAGTTgctttacaaacaaaaatatttagcATGTGCATAGATCATGTCATAAATAGGACATTATTTCACATAACGCTGAGTGCATCCTCAGCAGtggatttgaatttgtttataaatGAAACTTACAAAAATTTTGAGAGCTGTGGCAAGACAAGAAAGATTAAGAAAAGTAGAGAAAATAAAGTTATAAGCAGTTGAGGAAAAGATGAGAGAGTCAAAATAGCACGATTTGGTCATCTGCACCATGAAATTATAAGGCAGCACAAGGAGCAAGTAAATCAAAGTGATGAGGAATGCCATGAGTCgagttttctcttatttttagtttttttcagTGGATAGAGCCTTTGTGCCCATAACCCTAAATTTGACTATGGGCATAGCTGTATGATAAAAATGGATTTACTAAGTCAATTCCAAGTAGTTGGGTTAAGGGAAAAAAAGGTTATGTTGAGTTGAGTTGTTTCTTATTTTGAGTGTTCAGTGGGCCATATGTTACAATCTGGCCACAAAAAATCATCGTATCTTATTGGTATAAAAAAGTATTAATAGAGAAGTTAAATGTCGATTCCTATATCCCATCTCAAGAGACTACATTAGATTTTGATGTAGCTCCTGCTCATTTATGAATTAATAAGCTTCTCCACTTTTGCAAACTACTACTTAACCAATAAGGCAAGGAATACCCGCAAGTTTTTATTAATAGCACCACCAGTGAGGCATGTGTAGAATAAATGAATTAGCAGCAGCACTTCCAGCGTGactgcatttttctttttttcatttggattCACATAATACCGTCAAAATTGCAGTTGAGCTGCTGACTTGGGGAAGTGAAGGACAAAGCACAGGAGCATGCTGCAGATAGAAAAATTGCCACATTTTCCTAATAATGGAAAGTCATCTTACACTTCACACAGAATATTCACCTGAACTGTATCTCTACAACTCCAGTTGTACGAACTCTGGCATAGAGAACATCTTCCTGCAATACCAAAATACCTTAAGAAATTTGTTCTACATATACCTTCCACTTAACTaacataaataattatataGAGATGCTATAATGTGATGCACGCCATGAGATGGAATGGGTGGTGGTACAAGATAGCTTTTGTAACCTACACTCTCTGCTGGAATGTCCCAGTGGTAGAAGATAAGCAGTTTCCATTGAAGCtgcttagtgtttttttttttcatggataAATAAcattagattaattaataaGCAATCCAAACTTGGGAAAAGACATTAATAAGCAATCCAAACTTGGGAAAAGACATATAAAGGTACTTAAAATACTCTAAAACATCCCTTCAACACTgctgaaagaagaaaagaaagctcAGCAGCAATTCTCCACAGCAGCATGTGCAGATAAAATTTTGGTTAAAATGTTTTCAAACATTGAAGAATGAACGACTTAGAGCAAGTAGTAGAGAGATATATATAGAAACTCTCTTCCATAATGGAGAAAGTACACTAGAAAATACACAAGAGATCCAGATATTACATTATTTTCTGTATGCTCCTTTTTACGGCATGAGGCATTTGCTTACATTCTGAtactaaaaacataattttatgtTATGCACTAAAACCCTTTTGAGATAAAGAAATATTAGGGATACCTTTGTAGGAACATAATTTGGATCAGCCAGTCTTTGCAAATTTTCCATGAAATAATGGGCACACTCTGGAACTTGGAGTTCATTACTACGAGCAGATGTTTCCTGTGTTtagagaggaaaagaaacacTTAGCATGCTTAATTTAGAATTCAAAAGGGAAACAAAACGAAAATATGACTGAAAAGCTTAATCAAGATAATACAAAAGACAAGCACTGAATAACTCGATAAAAAATGAGACTGATGTAAAGCAATCAGCATATTAGAAGCAACAGCTACCTGAATTGCGTCATCTCTCCATAGAGTCTCTATCTCGGATGCAAGCTCTTTAGTGAGACGCGGACAATCCAATCTGCCTCCAATTTCTGATAGTTTCTCGCCAATCGCCTGATACAAAATGCAAGTTCTACTGAATTGACAAGCCCAGATTTCCAAAACAAGATTGAGGGATGAACAAGgttttcacttaaaaaataaattatgttaaGACTTTCTTACCAGATTTCATTTTTGTAGTATTGTCACTAAATCAAAAGATCAAACCACACAAAGGCGACAAAATAGACGGTCAAAGTGTGAACTCAAACCTTATTTTCACTTGATAAAACATACTTCGAGGAATCTGTGGCATTCTGAGCCAACTCCTTTGATCCATCATGCAATATCTATTCAATAACATTCAGCATGCAATGAATACAAGGATTGAAATTTATCTCATTCCCTTATTATAATAAGGGTTAAGACTCATCTAAGCAcaagaaaattatattatttactaGAAACAGCTGACACTAGATGCTCTTTGTAACATGCAGAAAGGGAAATAACCAACACACCCTTTCAAGTATTGCATACTTTTATAGTCTGATACACATTGGCATGGATGACTGAGATGTAGCTCTTTAGCTCTGCCTCATCAAAGCCAGTTTGAAACAAAAGTTTTATCTGCACACAGATCATGCACTCTAGTGTAAATATTGGCATCTCAAATAAAGATGAGGATACACTTTGGAAGAGGGACTCGTAAAATATCTTGCCTGCTTAAAAATTGTGGACTTTCCAGACTCTCCAGCACCTTGAGAACAAAAGATTGATCACATCATTTGGGTCAGCCAAAAAGCAACAATAATGACAACCCCTAGTATGTATTTATGCCAAAGCCCCTAATGTAGAGACTTAAAACTATAGGAATAacttttatacatataagcaatAATCATGAACTCTAGGCCATTCCAAAGGTGGAAAAGAAGAAAGGTGAGCCCTCGAGATTAGCAACTCAGGTACATAATAAACCAATAAATATCTTCAATCACTATATTCATGAAGAAGATATTAGCTCTTGGATGCACAGAGAAGGGCGAAGGAAGGCAATCACACATAACTAACAAAAATCAGAAGCTACCTAACCAAGCATTCACAACCTTGACCACCAAAGCTACAAAAGGAAGTCACATTCTGGTCAAAACAAGGAATGGAAAACTGTAAGAATATTAATAGTTGCTAGCAAAGACCACTACTTTTGGTTTTCCCTTATCCTGTAAGAAGTATATTAACTAATCAATATGTAATTGGTCATCTGGTCACAATAACACTTTTATAAACTCTAACTCTATCTGTCGCCAAAGGACACTAGTCAAATTGCAATCATTAAATAATGTcccccaataaaaaataaaaaataaatataaataaaaaaataaaataaaaaataaaaaaaagtgactTCATGAGATACTCATTCGATTATGAACAGAATAAAGGTCAATGGGATGTTATAAGGCATTACAGATTAAGCTGCAATCACAAAATCCAGGATTATCCTTAATTATAGTCAAACAATTTAAGATTCTTTACGAATCATAAGAGGGTGACACTGGGAAGGTTTTAACTGCTACTTAATCACGAAACTTGAAATGGAATTTGCATTGTACACATATTTGTAGAAACAGGTGATACTTAACAAAATCATATTCGATATTTCTCTATCTAATTTTTGCAAAGCACCACCAGAGAAAACTATGCATGATGCCCTGAGCTGTCGTCAATCATTAGAATTCGAGTTTTCCAATCTCAACAAGCTTCAACTACCAAATAGATGATTTTAGAGTATGCAAAACTACAGAGGTAATAAGAAATACTGTTTAAGTTATGTGTACCAAGTAGTAGAAGTTTCTGGATATGCTTTTCAGCTTTTGTTTCTTGCTCAATTCGCCTTTCGATTTCTGCATCCTGAAAACCATACATTACAATCAAAATGAAGCCTATATACCACATAAAAATTGCTCTACCATCGATTAGTAAAAGGGCATAAAAGAGTATATATTTTACTGAGCATAACTCACCTGTGCATTCAAGGAGAAAAAGAACTCACCTGTGCATTCTCTTCAGTATCTGCTCCATTGTAGTGACGGTTTCTACTGCAGAGTAAGCCCATATTTTCAATCACAATTGACAGCATAGAAGATGCAGCGTCAAGTTTCCCCACAAGTCTCAATTTCCTAATGTAATGTTATCACTCATCATCAGTTCAAGCTGACCTATATCACAAAATTAGAACTCTCAGAGATCAATAAAGATGAGCTACATCTCCCCAcaccgaagaaaaaaaaatttaaaaataaataaataatatcttaGGCCATTAGCGGTAATTTAGGAAATAGTTAAATCAAAAAACTTGTCAGTATTTGttaatttcttgtttacttGTTCATCCAAGGGAAGCACTACACCGAGATGTAAGCCAGACCACAACGTTTAAAATCAATTCACGAGAAAGACCATCCAAAAGGCTTCGCGGTGAGAAACCCAAACaatattatttcttcttttttttgaaaagaaaatgatatgcAAGGCCTCTTGATCTACCATTTCAGGATCGAATCACCGGGATTTCCTCAGCAGAATCCAGacccaacaaaacaaaaaagaaagatctacGAATGCAACACAAAACGAGAGGCTTAAAAGAAGTTACCTGATAACCAAGAGAGCGTTTTTGTGAGCTGTGGAGTTGGAGAAATGGCGGTAGATTTGGTGGATTCAGTGAGAGTGAAGCTGAGAAAAGCAATTTCCCTATACAGTTTTATATAAATAGATTTAAATGTCGTGAAAATGGATATGAATATATGATATgagagtatattttttttaatagttcgAGAAGTAGAAGGGCAGCTAAATCTGGAAGGAGGGAAAGAGTACGAAAGAGCGCCGAAAGCTGCAAAGCCTCTTCCCCCACCCCACCCTTGTATCTTCGGTCAAAGTTAAATAAAAGACCGACCCAGATAAAGAAAGAAACTACTACTCCTttatattcaatatttttttttgcttgtttcTCGGGAAAATACACACACTTACGCCGTGACTttgtaataaatatataaatagaatatatatatatatatatatattaacagaaCAGAGCCATTCGCTGTCGAATATCTTCCCACGCTCGCGACCAACTCCAAAGGATATTGGTTAACGGGAACAACATTCAATCCTCCTCCGCTCAATCCGTTGGATTCAATTGACTAAcgggttttgttttgtttttcaagaaatCAGTCCTTAAGAAAAACTAGTCCCCTTTAGTTTTCGTTGCTTTAAAAATCTCTCCCTCGGTGAGTCGTCCAAATTACCGACACAGTTTCTGCCATGTCTTTGGACACGCCCTTTTGcgtgaaattataattttattccaaatgataataaataaataaaataataaaaacaaaaacaaaaacaaaagggagaACAGAGGCCTTCACCTAATACATAAAGGATGGGGACCAAGAGACATTGACGACGTGTAAGAAAATAGTTATAAGGATTTAACGTAGAAGGATTTTGTCTTGTTACGGTAGAAATCTAATGGTggagaaaagagaaggaaaaaagaaattatgttaGAGCATCCTTAATGGATTCTTTAAAATTTCACTAAATATTAGTGAATGAATccatttttttatgtttaactatcacttttaaaaagttttctgcATCAAATTCtctaactattattttttattggttttggagCAACTACTTTAACTATTTAAACATCAAAAATTGAAGGGGATCGATTCCCCTTGCAAAGATTTGGCAAGAaactgaaagaagaaaaaaaatgaatagagaaatgatttgaAGAGTTAAATATAGAGAGGGTTTTTGTCATTCTCTATTTTAGAGAAACTTTAAAGAATTTAATGCATTGAGTGTTTTGAcaatttttaccaaaatttgGTGATATTTTTGAAGTAGAGAGTTCATTGAAGATGAAAAGttatattatttctctatacAATATAACTCTTCGTGAAGAGTTATATCACTTCTATATAACATTTATGTAAGTTATCATATTCCATTGAAATGATTGGGTGTGGGGATGACCATACTAATTAttatgaagatttttttttttatgaataaaaaaaaaactaaaattgaacaaaacttaattaaaaattttaactaacgcaataaatatataattcatcaaaatttaattattttttaaaacatataaatgtaacttataaTTTAATTCAGTTGTCATCGACGAGTCTTCATACCTTGAAATCGCTGCATGATTTTTTTACTGATAATAGTCTTGAATATATCATTCTCAATGTACGTGACTAGAAAATCATTCATCCACTGATCTCCCATTCTGTTATGTAAAcgatttttaacaatattcattGTTGAAATGCTTATTCAACAGTTGCTGTCACAACTGGCAGAATCAATGACAATGTCACCAATGAATAAACCAATAGATACACGATATCTTTTTTCATCTCTACCATCTTCTCAGCAAGTTCTCAAATCCCTTTAAGTTTTGCGAATTCTTCATTAGAACGCATGTCAATGATATATTTTTCAAGTTGGTTATCCAATGTGATAAGTTGAACTGCTAAAAAATCATTCGGATAAAATTGAGCAAGACGAAGTAATCCTTATTAAAAGTAGCAAACAAGTCATCTTGATTCAAGCACGCAACACAAAGTACTAATTCAGAATTCGCATCATTAAAGCGACTATTAAGTTTTTAGAGTTGCACGTCTATAATAGTATAATAAAACTCCACACGGTAATGCAGATAATTTTTCATGCTTTGAGCTTTTCGCCGTGATCAAGGTTGATACATATCATCCATATTAGGGACAACAATATTGTTTTTTGGCACAAAACACATAAActtcttcaaataaataattccaCCATTCTTCTCTCATAGCCTGTAAATGCTGCTTTGAAACTTTAACCAACTTCATTGCATTCATAATATCTTAATCTTTTTGTTGTAATGCTTGATATAACTCATTTGTAATtcccaaaacacttttcattAAATGTAAATTGAAAGCAAATTCAAAAGTCTGTAGTAACTGAATTAGTATATATGCTTTTACTCTCTGTTCAGAATATAAATCATCTTCCACGATATCTTCAACCGCATTGATGATAGaagaaaacatgaaaataagATTAATAATTGAACCATAATGATAACTCCAACGTGTATCTCTAGGTCTCCTTAGATTCATTTCTTAATTCAAGCCACGACCAgtagaaatttcattattttgtagTGCTTCCACAACTTCAGCAGTCCATTTTTCACGAAGTATGTCACGACGTTTGCATGATGCttaaacaacattaaaaacactattaaccaagttttaaaaagttgcaatttggATGTGATTTTTAGCAACAGCAACTAAAGTCAGTTGAAGCTGATGTACAAAGCAATTAACATAATAGGCAAAGgagttttcattcaaaataagtGTTTTTAGTTCATTAAACCCACCTCGCATATTGCTAGCTTCATCGTATCATTGTCCTCACAATCTGCTAATACTTAAATGATGCTTGTTAAGTACTGACTCAATTGTCTTCTTCAATACTGCAGCTGTGGTATTGCTAACATGTGTAATGCCTAAAAAACGTTCAATCACATGGCCCCGCTTATCTACATAACGCAAAACAATTGTTAATTGTTCTTTAACAGATATATCACAAGATTCATCAACTAGGATAGCAAATGACGAGTCTCCAAGATTTTTAAGAATAACATCTAGAGTTTTACTTGCTGCAACATTTGCTATTCTTTTTGAATGTCCGGTGTGGTCAAAATTCCGTCTAGTTTGACCGTCAAACCAGACGGAATTcctgaattgaaattttttgaaactttggtggggtacattgcaaatttttaaactttggtcgCCAAATTAAAAATGGCTGACAACTTCGGGGGATGaattatatttaaccctatatattttacacaattaaaatatgaaacaaaaactatatatattcataaacaattaaataaaaaaacaattataaaaaaaaaaaaagaaaaagaaaaaaaagcaatataaacataaaaagaacaattcaaatataaaaagcTTAAATCTGAATCAATATGAAAGTTTATTGCATACCTGAAATTGAAAGGCTAGATTttgtttagaaattaatttgaatGGTTAAACTTTGAATGAGAAAGGTATGGAGAAACAGAAAATGACACTGACAAAGTTTAACCCAAAGGCCAAAGCTCGaagtataaaatattttgatgagattttGAATGATTATGACATGCACAATCGCACACGGCTCTACGCAGTTCTAAATAACAATAGAGTGTTTTTTTGTTCCAAGCCAAAAGATGTCAAGATCTGATACGTCAtttacacacacgcacacactcAAAAAAACTTATAGGGGTGGGCATGTTTGCCCATTGATGAAATGCTGAGGGGGGGCATTCTAGGAGACCAGgggcatttaaaaaaaaaaaaaaaattatagcaggGGTAAGGATATTTTTTAGGAGGTGAATGGGaggggcatttgacccctctcgaccccccctcCCTTCGCTCCTGGTGTGATCACCCCTACATTTACATCTCCCACTTGATCAcattataacattttttttgtgataaacTTAGTATAGCATGATTACCGTATTGGTAATAATTTTCATCCATGCTAACTCTCATCTGTAAAACCTACAGATCGATATCAAATCTTGATATTATTCCACGTGCGCacgtttttgtcatttttatctGACCACATCATTTACCATATATTATCACACCAATAAAATATTAGGGATGACATAATTTCGCTATCTTACAAACGATTGACATCAATTTTCCATGATTGGGAGCATAATCCATACCTATTCCATGATTGACGACTTCAGTCATACACAAAATCAAGTGTTGACTTGCACTAAAATTTTGATTAAGTACTTTCTAGAAAATCACTATTCCTGATGTTTTCTTTGATGCACCTTATTAGCATCTTTTAACACTCTCATAGCATAGATATTACTCGATCCCAATATAATGCATTTCaaatggattttaaatttatgtgaGATGTAATATCCATACCTGATTAGTGTCATCTACTCTTAATTGACAATTATTTTAACATAGAGCTGAAGTGTATAAAATCGTTCTTCCATGCGTCCCCTAATCCCCCTGGCCGAACGTTCGATCACCTGTGCTTCGAACGATCATTCCTCGTGCCACGAACGTTCGTGCATCGTGTCACGAACGTTCAACCCTTGAGCCTGAACATTCAATTCGCATGTCAGGCAGAATACCTTTTTTGAACTTGTCATAGCTTAAAATTAGTTTTAATCGGGATTAGGACTAATTATAGGTTTTTCTCGGATTTTGAGGTTGAGGAGCCTTAAGATGAATTTATGGAGGAACCCTATaatacaagtgagtaaaactcacatagatacttgttattatttttgctaCATAGTATGATTACTTTGAGTACCAAATAAGCATGTTTATAATTCACATGAAATACATTTTATTAATGTGAACTCCATTTGTGAAAATGAATGATGATTAACATAATAATGAGATGAATGAAATTATGagagcatgcatgtaaaatatagtgaatattaaattgcatcatatgATATGGTACACCGCATCGTATAACATGTATAATggccatgggcttactattatatggaTTATTGTTTATGGTCAAAAGTTTATGATACGTTATGATGgaccttggatccaatggttgttctGTGAGGTCATAGTTACGACTTTGCTATTAGCGTGGGCCACATAAGTTCGGACTCGGTTGGGCTACTAATATATGACGATATGCGTACATATCCGGGGCACCAGTATTGTATTACAAGTTCCTCAAGACAGTGCCAACCTTGTCGGAATGTGTTAATATCATTGGTAGATCATGCggaattgaactatgacatgatcGTTTTGCTATAAGCATGTACTATATCTATACTACATCCATGATCATCTTATGAAATGTGAAGTTATAATAGTACTTTGATGCATGTGTTTTACATCTTAAACTGAGTTCACCATATGTATCATGCATATTATTTCTCACTAAGTTATAgacttacacttgtatcttttccacctataaaacatgtgttattttataaataGTTTTGTTGATAACAACCCCGTAGAGGCATTTGGTACTTTTGGAGGGAGTGCTCAGGATCGTCTTTAAGGAGCTAAATCTCGTTTGGTTAGCTGGGATGTGGAGAAGAGACAATGAATCCCGCTAAGATATGATAGATATTATCTTTAGGTTTTATCTATTGTTTATTGCAGAAGATGCCGCCCCAAAGGAATCTAGCTACTGGACGCAACACTTTAGAATTGCGAGACAATGGGGAGGACAAGGCTGCACCCTAAAGACTTATGTACTCATAACTCAAATAACTTTGACGGAAGTGGTGATAATTTCAGCGCTGAGAATTGGCTGAATGACATGGGGGAACTTTGAGAGACTATTAGCTGAACCATTGAGTAGAAGGTGATGTACACCACCTATAGATTGACTAGATAAGCGAAAAGGTGGTGGCAAGCAAAGAAGGACATGCTCATGTTGGATCTGGGGTCAGAATGATCTATTACATAAGAGATCTTCAAGGAAGAATTCCACAAGCAATTATTTCCGCGAGTAGTGCAAGGGGCCAAGGCAAGGGAGTTCATGGATATAGTCCAAGGGGGTATGACATAATAGAATACGCGTCTATGTTTATTCAGCTATCAAGATTTTCTGTGTAACTCATTCCAGACAAAGAGAAAAAGGCTAATAAGTTTGAGAGAGGCCTAAGTCCACGTATCAGGGCTATGATGGTGTGCTTCAatattcgtaattttttttaactagtGGACCATGTATCAATCTATGAAGAAAGCCTGAAAGTGAACGTAGCAGCCCTCGCTGAACAAAGAAAGAGGACCTTTGTTCCAAGAACTTCTTCTAGAGGAGCCGAACCTACTAAAAGAGCGGCTGTGGGAAATCAACCATTTCAACGATCCTTTCAAGGATGCGCTCCAGCTGTCCTGCAGAACCAACCTTAGCAGTATCAAAGGAGTCAAGCACTTGAGCTATGCCGAAAATGCAACAAGGTTCATCGAGGACCTTGTAGAATAGGAACAGGCACTTGCTATCGGTTTGGCCATTTCAGTAAAGATTGTATGACAAAGATGGGAGCACAGCAATAGGTAAATGCACCAAGACCACTAGCCGCAACACGAGTTTATTCGCCTATCCTGGGAGGACCTGATGGGGATACAATCTTACGGATGTGGTGATAGGTATCATACCTATTCTTGGATTTAAGGCATCAGTTTTATTTGATTCAAGCACAAGAAAAATTTGCTTTGATGTTTTCGGCTGACTCAAGGCAGAGGTTGTCACGGACATCCCACAAAATTAGCATATCTTTCAAGCTTGTGTATCACACATATCTATATGCTTCAGGAAGAAAAATCACACCCTAACACATAATCTCTATAtaccaaaaaattataaataaagatcATAGAAAGTTGAAAATGGTGTTGTTGAGTAGGTAATTTGATTGGTTGAATGCaaactgaaaaatcaaacaaaaataaacaaaactaacaaaaaaaagaagggaaacttcacaaaaggatATCAAACTATCGCGCCTTTTCAATTAATGGTAccgatgtagcaaaacgttcgattgagtgtatgcatttatcaaaaccgttcaatgttGAGTATTCCATCAGcttccgttctaaatcgatgacggaatACGCATCACGTGCGTATACAGTGTATGTAGCCCAAAACAAGACATATAAGTTGAAATCATTCGTACCCAGGTTGTTTGGTTCTTCACATGGATGGTTGATTAGTTTAGATGATGAGAATGGTGCCATTACCCTATCAAATCCATTTTGCTCTAAGGTCAAACGACGTCGTGATCATGGAATTATTCGCCTGGCCTCCCATCGGTTTCATGTAATTGTAATATCATCTATGATATTGTTGCCGATGTTGTTTATTCTAAATGTCTATTTTATGTCCTTGATAAACTGGGTTTAGCCAAAACATGTGATGGGTTCACCTACCATTGTGAGCAATGCGAGTTTAATGCAGATATTCAATGTAGTTTGATCTCAAACGTCGTTTCCCATGAAGGTCACGAGCACTAGCTTACTCTGTCACGAGCACCACCAAATTAACACTAGTCTATCTTACAAAACTAAACAGAATTTGTTAAATATCCTAACTATTTAATAGCCTTCCAGTTGGACTGCACTATACTGCTTTTCTTATACCTTGCCATTCTTAAGCTTCAACCTTTAGCTCCAGCTCTTACCCGTGACAAAGTTATCACCTCAGCATCCACAACCAGCCTATCGAACCTAGCTTCCGGGTCTCCATATGGATCCGTCCTGAGCCTCTTCGTGTGACATGTACTCTTAGATCGATCTGAAGTATGCTCTGAGCTCTGAGCTCTACTGCAGAGATTTCACCATCATTGACAGAAACAGCTTTTCTGTCATAAACCATTGCCCATATATTTTCACGTCGAGCACCATGACTGGAACTGCAAAAACTGGCCAAAGAAACCAACCTACATGCAGCTGATGCCTTACAATACATTCACTTCGAACCAACAATGGCCTCTCAtctac is a window of Alnus glutinosa chromosome 4, dhAlnGlut1.1, whole genome shotgun sequence DNA encoding:
- the LOC133867166 gene encoding guanine nucleotide-binding protein alpha-1 subunit, which produces MLSIVIENMGLLCSRNRHYNGADTEENAQDAEIERRIEQETKAEKHIQKLLLLGAGESGKSTIFKQIKLLFQTGFDEAELKSYISVIHANVYQTIKILHDGSKELAQNATDSSKYVLSSENKAIGEKLSEIGGRLDCPRLTKELASEIETLWRDDAIQETSARSNELQVPECAHYFMENLQRLADPNYVPTKEDVLYARVRTTGVVEIQFSPVGENKKSGEVYRLFDVGGQRNERRKWIHLFEGVTAVIFCAAISEYDQTLFEDENKNRMMETKELFEWVLKQPCFKKTSFMLFLNKFDIFEKKVLKVPLNVCEWFKDYQPVSTGKQEIEHAYEFVKKKFEELYFQSTAPDCVDRVFKIYRTTALDQKLVKKTFKLVDETLRRRNLFEAGLL